The region ACAAAAGTCTACATTTCAAGTGGGTAATAGAAAAGTAATCCAAATCGTTGAAGATGAAAATACACATAGACTTATAGGAACAGAAAAATTTTTATTAGAAAAAAGTCCTAAAAATTTAACAAAGAATGATGAAGTAGAGATTTTAGTTTATATTAAAACTCCTCTTGGATTTAAAGTTGTAGTAGATAATAAATATGAAGGTTTAATCTATCATAATGAAATTTTTGAAAATGTAAATGTTGGTGATAGAAAAAAAGCTTTTGTTAAATATATTAGAGATGATGGTAAACTTGATATCTCATTACAAAAAATTGGTGCAAAACAAAGTGATGACAATCAAAATAAAGTATTAGAAAAACTAAAAGAAAATAGTGGAGAACTAAACTTTACATATAAAAGTGATGCCGAAGATATTAAAGAGACTTTTGAAATGAGTAAAAAAGCATTTAAAGCTTCACTTACAAAACTTTTAGAAGAGAATAAAATAGAACTTTTAGAAACATCTATACGATTAAAGTAAACAATATAAAAATAAATAAGTTTATTTTTATTGACTTAAAGTCAAAAATATATAAATATTGATAAACTTATATTAGAATTTATAATTAAGAATTTATTTATAATCTTAAATTATAATTTCGCCAAATTTTATAAAAAGGGAAGATATGGCAACAACTAAACTAAAGGGTAACCTAGTAAACTTAGCTGGTACAGAAGTAAATGTAGGAGATAAAGCTCCTGAAATAAATGTTGTAGGACAAGACTTATCTGATATTAAAATTGGTGGGAAAGCACAAGTTATAGTTGTAGTTCCGTCATTAGATACTGCTGTTTGTGCAGCAGAAACAAGAAAATTCAATGAAGAAGCAGCAAGAACTGATGCTGAGGTAGTAGTTGTATCTATGGATTTACCATTTGCAATGGGAAGATTTTGTACAACTGAAGGAATTGAAAACTTAAAAGTTGGAAGTGATTTTAGAAATAAAGATTTCGCAAATGCATATGGTGTATTAATTGCTGATGGACCACTTGCAGGTGTTGCTTGTAGAGCAATTTTTGTTACTGACGCTCAAGGTGTTGTAACATATAAAGAGATTTGTCCAGAAATTACTGAAGAGCCAAATTATGAGGCTGCTTTAGCTGCTATTAAATAGATCATATTTTATCTTTAAAAAAGGGAAAGAAGGTATTTAACCTCTTTCCCTTTTTTTATGGCTACACATTTACTAAACGCTATTATTTTAAAATTTCATTATCACAATAGGAGTTAATATGAATATATTAAAAAAGCCTTCTTGGCAAATAAGTGAAAATGAAGTTACTCCCAAAGAACTTTTTGATAAAAGAAGAGATTTTTTAAAACTAGGTGCTGCATCTTTAGTTGCAACATCTTCAGTTATTGAACTTTTTGCAAAAGAGTCTTTACCTTTAAAAAATTTAAATTATATAGAAGATAATAATCCAAATAAATTGGAACTAAACAGTTATGAGCAAATAACTTCTTATAACAATTTTTATGAGTTTACTACAAGTAAAGAGGGTGTAAAACCTTTATCTAAAACTTTAAACACTAATAGCTGGGATATTATTGTAGATGGTTTAGTTGAAAAAGAGATGATAATCAGATTTGAGGATTTATTAAAGAATTTTCAATTAGAAGAGAGAATATATAGATTTAGATGTGTTGAGGGTTGGTCTATGGTTGTACCTTGGATTGGCTTTAAATTATCAGATTTTATAAAATATGTAAAACCTCTTTCAAAAGCAAAATATATTAGATTTGAAACTTTATTTGATGATGAGATGTTCCCTGACCAAGCTAGAGGTTTTTTCTCAACTATATCTTATCCATATGTAGAGGGCTTACGTCTAGATGAAGCAATGAATGATTTAACCATATTAGCAGTTGGACTTTATGGTTCATCTATGCCCAAACAAAATGGAGCACCAATTAGATTAATTGTTCCTTGGAAATATGGATTTAAATCTATCAAATCAATTGCAAGAATAAGTTTTGTAGAGGAAGAACCTTTAAACTCTTGGCAAAAAGAAAATCCAAAAGAGTATGGATTTTACGCAAATGTAAATCCAAATGTAGATCATCCAAGATGGAGTCAAAAGAAAGAGAGGGTTTTAGGTAAATTTTTTAAACAAAATACTTTGATGTTTAATGGTTATGAAAAAGAAGTTGCATCATTATATGCAAATATGGATTTGAAGAAATATTTTTAAAGAATGCATATGAAGAAAGGAATCCTAACTTTTTTATTGTTTTTACCATTTTTTTTTATTGTATATGAAGTTTTTATTATAAAAAATGTAATTGATCCTATAAAATATATATATACATATACAGGAATAAGTGCGACAGTATTACTTTTTGTTACAGTAAGTTTATCTTTAATAAAAAAATGGATAAATCTTATTAAATATAGAAAAATAGTAGGTTTGATGGGATTTTTTTATGCTTTATTACATTTTCTAAATTTTATTATTTTTGATGCACAAGGGGATTTTTCATTTATAATAAATGAAAGTTTTGATAAACCATTTATTTATCTTGGAGTTATAGCTTTTTTTATACTACTTTTTATGGCTATTACCTCTACTAAAAGATTATTTAAAAATTATGTTAGGTACCATAAGCTAGTTTATATATCACTTATTCTTATTACAATACATTTTACAATGGCACAAAAATCTTTTGTATTAATTGACTTACTATTTATAATAATAATATTGATTATTGGATACTTTAAACTTCTACAATATATTATTAAAAAAAATAATTTTTAATTTCGACATAAGATAAGAGTTGATTATAAAATTTTATAATTAAATGGTAAGTAATGTATTTTTTTGTTATAATTTAATTATTATGCAAATGGAGTTATCATGAAAAGTTGGAGTATAGGAAGTAAATTGAATTTACTTATTTTAGTAAGTTCTATAGTTGGTTTGGTTATTGCCTTTAGTATGTTTTCTTTTTATTTAGGAAACGTTAAATTGGGAGTTTATAAAGAAGCAACAAAAAATTTAAACTCAATTGTTAAACAAAAGGTTTTAGCTAAAGAGGAGATATGTATATCAAATGCAGTATCAATTGCAAATGATGGAAAAATAGTTGAAGCTTTAAAAAATAAAGATAGAGATGAACTTGTTTCTATTATGCAAAAACTTTCAAAAGATTTTAAAGATAATACAAACTTTAAAAACATAAAAATACATCTTCATGACAATGAAGGAAACTCTTTTTTAAGATCATGGAAACCTGAAAAATATGGTGATAAACTTTTAGATATAAGAGAAGCTATTTCAAGTGTTCACGCAAATAAAAAAGCAGTAGTAGGAACAGAGGTTGGTGTTTCAAATGTAAATCTAGTAGGTGTTGCACCCATAACTAGCAATGGTGAATTTATTGGAAGTGTAGAGTTTAAAGCTGGATATAATTCAATTATAAAAGATGTGAAAAAATATTATCACTCTAATGTATTAATGTTATTAGATAAAGAAAAAATTTCTAATAAGTCTATTCTTGAAAAACTTAAAAAAGTAGGAAAATATGCTTTAAATCAAAAAACATATGATGAACAGTTTGCAAATTATGTTTCTTCTTTAAATCTTTCAGATATTGAAAAAAACACTTATTATGTAGGAGATGAGTACTTTATTACATTAAATCCAATTGTAGATTATTCGGGGGATAAAATTGGTTATTATGTAGTTGGTGAAGAGATTAAACATATTGAAGAGTTAGTAGCTCATTCCCAATCAATTATATACATGGCTTTAGCACTAATAGTGGTTATTTTACTTCTAATAAGTGTTATAATTGCTATTTTCTCAAGAAAAATTATCATAAAACCACTAAAAGAGTTAGATAATGCAATTACTTCAATAAATAAAAATTCAGACACTTCAAATAGGGTGGATGTAGAAAGAGAAGATGAAATAGGAAAAGTTGCACAAAATTTCAATAACTACTTAGATAAAATAGAAAATGGAATAAAACAAGATGCTAAAGTTATAGAAGAAGCAATTGATATTGTTCATAAAGCTAAAGAGGGATTCTATACATATGATATAAAAGAAATTGCAAGCTCTCCTCAAGTTGAAGAGTTAAAACAAAAAGTAAATGAGATGTTAAAAGTTACAAAAGATAACTTATCAATTATTACAAATGCCCTAATTCAATATGGTAATGCCCACTATGATTATTCAATTGATGCAAAAAGTTCAGGTAATGTTGGATCATTAATTAAAGGAACAAACGCTTTAGGAACTTCTGTATCAGAGCTTTTAAATATGGTAGATAATTCTAGTAAAAGATTATCTACAAATGCTGAAGCGTTAGCCTCAACTTCTGAGCAATTATCAGCATCGTCTTTACAACAAGCAGCTTCTTTAGAAGAAACAGCAGCAGCTATTGAAGAGATAACTTCAACTATTACTCAAAATGATGAGAAAACTAAAAAGATGTTAATAATCTCAAAAGAGATGGAAGCAACAAGTCAAGAAGATGATAGATTAGCCCATGAAACTGGAAAATCAATGGAAGATATTAATAAAGCTACAGATGATATTGTAGATGCAATTACAATAATTGATCAAATTGCATTTCAAACAAATATTCTTTCACTTAATGCAGCTGTTGAAGCAGCTACAGCTGGAGAAGCAGGAAAAGGTTTTGCAGTAGTAGCTCAAGAGGTTAGAAATCTAGCAAGTAGATCTGCTGAAGCTGCTAAAGAGATTAAAGATTTAGTTATTTATGCCCAAGAAAAAACAAAAAATGGTAAAGGTACAGCTGACAAGATGGTAGAGAGTTTTAACTTTTTAAGTTCAAAAGTATCAGAAGTAGCTTCTTTAGTAGGGGAAGTTTCAGCTGCTTCAAATGAACAAAGACAAGGTATGAACCAAATCAATGATGCAATAAACCAATTAGATAAGTCAACCCAAGAAAATGCAAATGCTTCAGAAGCAGTATCTCAAAAAGCGATGGCTTTAAGTGAGTTATCTTCACAATTAGTTTCTATTATTCAAAGAACAAGCTTTGATAAATCAAAAGAAAAATCGGTGTGTAATGTAAATCTTGTATTTGATACAACAAAATTAAAACTTGATCATATCTCATTTAAAGAAAACAACTTTAGCAAAGTTGGGCAAGGTGAATCATGGAAAGTAAAAAATCACCATGAATGTGATTTAGGTAAGTGGATAGAAGCTCATTCAAATGAAGGATTTACAAAAAATAAAGATTGGGAAGATTTATTAAAAGCCCATGAAAATGTTCACAGTTGCGTACAAAAATATATAGATGTAGATTCAAAAGATAAAAAAGATAGTCAATTAATTGGCATCGCAAAAAATATTGAAGAGAATACAACAGCTGTATTTAATTATATAGATAAAATAAAAGAACATAAATGCGATGAAATGAGATTAGAAAGAGGGCGTGATACATTTAAAGAGGAAAAAGACCCAAAAAAATACCATAAAAAAATTAATGAGTACAAAAAAGAGGAGTCTTTGCACGATAGAAAAGGTGTTATAAAAGACAATAGTAAGGACGATGAATGGGAAAGTTTTTAGTCAATTTGTAACATTAACTATTGATTAATACTCAATACCTTAGTGATGGTATTTAGAAGAGTTACTGTGCTACTTTTGTGTTCATAGTATCTAGTACAGAAACTTTTCTTACTGTTCTTCTTCTAAGGTATTTAGTATATTTCTCTAATGTGATATTTGCAGATTTATGACCTAACATAGAAGATACCCAAAGTAAATCTTCTCCATTTGATAACATGTTACTTGCAAAAGAATGTCTTAGTTGATATATTCCTCTTGTTTTTAGATTACATTTTTTTAAGAGTTTTTTCCAATTACTGGCTAAAGAATTAGAATCAAGAAAATGTTTATCTGTACAAGGAGAAATAAAAACATACTCACCAAGTCCAGTTAATCTTTGTTGAGATTTTAAAAATTTTTCACATTGAGGAAGCATATCAATTACTCTTTGAGAACTTTTTGTTTTTGGAGATTGAATAAACCCTTTTGTTATAGTTCTATTTACTTCTATTGTATAATTAGTAAAATCTATTTCACTCCATTTTAAACCTAAAACTTCACCAGTTCTAAGACCTGTAAAAAAGTTAATTCCTATAAGGTTTTTAAACCAATTAATTTTACAAGTATCTAACAAGTACATAATTTCATCAAATGTAAAAGGATTTAATGAATAACTTTTTGTAAATCTTGGTTTTGAAATAACTAAAGGAGTAGTTTTTATGTACTCCCTTAGTATTGCTTTCTCAATAGCTGGCTTAAAAACTGATAGAGCATTTATTAAAGTACTTCTATCACTAAATGTTTTATACCATTTTTCTATATCAATAGGTTTTATCTCATTGATAAGCGTATCATTAAAATAGTTTTTTATTCTATTTCTAAAAATACTTTCATATGCTCTATAAGTTGTTTGTTTTAGAGTTTCTTCTTTTTCATCTAAAACCTCTTCACAAAGCTCAACAATAGTTGGAACATTTTTATTAACATCAAACTTTTTAAAGAACTCATCATTTTTATAATATGATGTAACTAGTTTTCTATTTTCTTTTGTATCTTTTAATTTGGTAGATACTCTTTGACCATTTATTCTGACATATAGTATGTCATTACGAGAGTAAAATTTCATTTTTTCTCCTTGAAATTTACAATCGCACTTTCTATAAATTTGATTTTAACACGATTACCATTAAGATTTTTAGTGTAATGAATACCTTGTTTTAATCTTCCATCTTTCATCATCAAATGAAGAGTACTATCACTAACATTTAGATACTTCTTTACTCCTGCTCTTTTAGATAAATCAAGTTTAGGAACTAAATCGTTTTCTAGCTTTTCTAATCTAGTATGTATCTGTTCTAAATAATTTAGAAGTTTAGGAATATCTTCTAAGTTCTCAAATGCTTGGAGATTCATCATCCACCTCCACTTTAATAACTTCTGGCATTAAACCTCTAAACTTCAATTCTCTTAATGCAACATTATACATATCACTAAACCATTGTGATTCATGTTGAACATTTTGAATCTTATCTGCATATCTAAATAGTTCATAATCATTAAGCTCTACAACTGATACAGTTCTAGTTGGAGTTATTATTGAGCCATCTTCTAATTGTCTTAATCTTTTGATATTTCCTTCTTTATCAATAATATCTATATCAACATATCTTTGTTTGATTTGTTCTTTTTTAGGCTTTGGATTTAATATAGAATCTTTTGCTTTTAAATATAGCTCTTTTAAATACTCTATATCTAATGTAAGATTATTTATATATGCTTTTCTAATAAGTCCTAAGTATTCAAACTCAAACTTGTTTTCATCATATATTGATAACTTTCTTTTTACTCTTTCTAAAGATATTGTAGATTGTAAAAAAGATTCAATGTTAAAATCATTTTTAATCTCTTCCCAAATTGGATGTGTTTTAGCTTGATATTTATTGTTTTGTAAATTAGCTTCTGAAATAGAACTTGTATCTATTAGTCTAATTTCATCCATAGCGTTTTGAAATAGATTCTTTGTATTAGATAATACCTCTTCTACTGTTTGAATCTCATATTGTCTTAAATGTCTTCTATGTAATTGAAACTCTATATTAAATATTGGTTGTTCCATGTCAAAGTCATTACTTAAAAAGTACTCATTCATAATCTCAAACTTTTTAGATTTCTTTAGTTCTAGACTTTTATTGTAAAGTCTTAATTTAAAAGGGTCTTTCCCTATATAAATAGTTTGAGTTGAATTTGCATCTCCAATTTCATTAATAGTTGAATATTTTCTTTTTCTAGTTACAAACATATCTTTTTTTACAAAAGAAAAGTCATGTTGAATAAAGCAGTTTATATCTACTCTTGTAATAGGTATAAAATTAGTTATATATCCATCTAACATTTTTTTGAGTAATTCAATAATAGAATTAATACCAATAGTATAAATACCATTTCCTTGAAGCTGTACTCTAATATCATTTAATCCTCTATTATCTTTTATATCTTTAAATCCAATTCTAAAAAGCTCATGTTGAGACTCTTTAAAAAAGTAAAAACCTTCTCTTCTTCCTAAGTATTGTAAAGTGATATCATTTATTTTTATATGGATATCTTTCTTTTCAAACTGTATTTCTTTTTTTCTAAAGACTCCTTTTATATCTTCCATTTGGTCTAATATGTCTAAGTATAAATTGTCATATTCCTCATTAGATTCAAAGAAGAAGTATAAAGAGTCTATGCCATATATTTTTTTCATGGTTTCCTCTTTGTTATATTTGTTGTTTTAATTAAGTGTTCTAGGAAGGGGTATTACTATTAATAAATATACCCCTTTTCGTCTCTCAAAGAAGAGCTGAGAAAAAGTGTGTCTCCCCACACTTTTGTCTCATCTTTCTTTGGCTAAACGCCATAGAAGCTATATTGTTTAGAAATGATTCCAACATCTACGCTAACTTCTTTGTTTATTTTGTCTCTATAGAGCATAATTCTAGTATCAGGTATAGAGATTGTATGAAGCTCTTTTATCTTTGTTCCATTAGCTCTGATTGTTTCTACTAAGATTTGAAGTTTTGCTTTTACATCAACTTCTAATCCATCCTCTTTTTTGTATTTACTTTTATCAACTATATTGATAAGTTGTCCTACAAGTTTTAACATTGTTTTTCCTTTGTAATTTTTATTTACAAAGCGCGCTATGTATTAATTAGATATCTGATTGGAAGTTTGACAGATTTTTTATATTTGCTCAATGCAAATATGAAAGTTTTTATCTTTTGATTTTGTATTGACTTTTTTTCAAAGATAATTGTAGTAAGTCTCTAAAAAGTTTTAAAAACCTAGGGTTATCGTAAATAGGATGTTTCTTTTTATTCTTTTGAGTAATTTTCTCCATAATTGGTTTATCAAAAAATAAATCTTTTAATTGAATTTCTTTGTTTAAATCTCTAGCATTATATTTAAAATAATCAATATCTACAATATTTTCTAGAAGGTCATTTAAAAAATCTATAAAATCAGTTTGATTACCAAAGCCATACCTATTAATTTCACTAAATGGAAAAAGTGAAATAGTCCAAAATCTCATACTATGAATAAAATCAGTTTCTTTTAAACCTTGTGAAGCATTTAGTCTTTTTTTCATTTTTAGTATAATTTTTAGAATCTCTATATCATTTTCATTTTTTAAATATTTAAATGTATTCTCATTAATAGTGCTAAGAATAATTATTGCTTCATAAGGTTTTTTTTCAAAGTTTTTTATACCCTTAAGTATTCTTTCTAATTCTTCATTTTCATTTACTAATTTTAGAATATCTTCAACATCATTTTTTATAGACTGAAGTACCTCTGATATATCTCTATTTGAAGAAAAAGCAACTCCTTTTTCTTTAAGTGGAATAGTATCATCATCTTTTATTTTTAAAAATTCATTCATGAGATTTTTTTGATAGTTTATTATAAAAAACATATCAAATAATGATTTTGAATATTTGACATTATCGATTATCTTTACTTCATCATTTAATACTAATTTTTTTAAATTGTCTTCAAAATCATAAGAACAATTTTCATTAAGGGAATAATGAAATTTATTAAATGTATTATCAATGATATTTTCTATTTCTTTTTCATTAGTCTTTTCAAGTTTTGGGGCTACTATTTTTAATAAACTATCGAATAGTTCTGAGAAGTCAACTTTTGTATTATGTTGATTTTCCCAATTTCTATTTGCAAAGATTTTTAATCTATGTGTATCAATTAGCTTTTCAAGTTTTTTGTATGAAGTATTTAATTTATTCATACTTTTTATAGAATTTATGATGTAAGTTATTGAGTTCTTATAATTCATAAAATTATTATATATTAACTTTATTGAAACAATAAAATATTTTTATATTCAAAGTTAATTTTATTATCAAATTAATTATATATATGTATAATTAATTTAAAATATTTTGTATAAAGAACTATTATGAGATTACTTTTTATTTACTTTTACAAAGAGTTCGCAACTTTTGAAAAAGACAGCATTGTACATCTATCTAAAAAATATAAATTTACTTTAGATAATGAAAAATCCTCTGAAAATCAATTTTATTTTAAAAAAAAAGAAAATATTGATTTTATAAATGATTTTTATTCAGAAAATATAGATATAGGTTTACTTCTTGGTGAAAATGGCACAGGTAAAAGTGTACTATTAAATTCTATAAGAGATGAAAAGAATGATTATTCAATTTGTATATATGAAGAAAGAGATAAGTTTTATATTTTAGATAATAATTTAACAAAATTGAGAAGACATAAATTATATGGTGAGTTTAACATTCCTTATGAAGAGGAATCTGACTTTTTTGTAAGAATAGATAATAAAAAGATAGAGACTGAAAGAAAATTCAAATCGATATATTATAGTTCTATAGTAGAAAAAATAAATAAAAATCTAAAAGATGACTCTAATATTTCAGATGTTGAAATACTTTCTAAAATCGATGGAGACTCTTTAGATAAAAAAATTGAATTACTTGAAATAAGTGATTTACATAAAATGTATAAATTTAATTATAATTATGCAATAAATCCATCAAAAACATTTTTCAAAGATGCAAAAGAGTTTATTAAAGATTCATATATTTTACTTTTTCAAAAAGTGATGGAACTTTTAAATAAAAATAAAGAGTATGAAAAAATAGAAAAGATTTTTGATAAGTTACCTAAGTTTATTATGGATGATATTGTTGAGTATTATTTAGAAGAAAAAGAAATATTTATTGAGGAAATAAAAGAGAACCAAAAAATTGTTAAAGAGTATTTAGAAGTTTATAAAAAAAATATTTATAACTATTTGAGAATTGGAAAAATTGATGTAGATGAAGAACTTTTAAAAATAAATAAAAGAGCTGTTGAAAATGAGAACAGATTATTTAATGATGATTTTTTTAATGAATTATCTAAAATAAATTTTGATTTAAAGAGAGAAAATATAAAAGTTATATTAGAAAGTGTAAGAAAACTTTTTAAGATTAAATATAGACGATATCGAACTAAGGATTTTGAAGATAATTCAAAGAGAATGTTAATGTATTTTGGTATAGAAAAAGCATTTGAAATGTGTTTGGAACGACTTAAATCTCGAGATAAAAAAATAGATGACATAAAAAATGTATTTGAAATATATAAGTTGTATTATTTAAGACAAGAGATGGGATATAATAGTTTTATTTTAATTGATTTATTTAAAAAAGGAAAATTTGAAGATATCTTATTATTAGACAAAAAAAATAAATCTATTCAACTCTCAAAAGATAATAAAGTGATAGAAGATAATAAAGAAAAAACCCTAAATGAGATAAAAAAAATTGTTGAAGATAATTACTCTTCATTTTATAATATACTTATAGATAAATTAGAAGATGTTGATGATAATATATTAAAATTATTGATAATAAAAAAGGTTGAAAAAGAAAAAAATACTGAGAAGGCTAATTATGATAAAACAGATTATAATAGAGCTTCATATGTATGTTTGGTTAGTCTTTTAAAAAGTGCTTTTATTGAAGATGAAGAAAAAAAATATTTATTAAATATTTTGAATGAGAAAGAAAAGTTTATAGAGTATAATTTACTGGTTATATATAATCAAAAATATAAAGATAATTCTCCTATTGACTCAAACTCAGAACTAAACTTTCAAAAATATAAAAAATTTGTAAAAGATGGAATTCAGCCTTTTAGTTTTTCTTTTGAACCTCCTATTTCCTCAGGACAAAAAGCAAAAGAGGTAATAAATGCAAGAATAAATGATGCAATTCAACAAATAATTAAAGAAAATAAAGATGAAAATATTTTAATACTTTTAGATGAAGCAGATTTAAAACTTCATCTTGAGTGGCAAAGACAATTTTTATATGATTTAATAGAGTTCTTAAAGACATATAGTGAAAATAAATTTTATATACTTTATTCTACACATTCACCAATGATATTATCTGATATTACAAATGATAGGGTTGTGTTTTTAAAAAAAGAAGAAAATGCAAAATTTTCAGAAGATAAACAAGATTTTACTAAAAGTACCTTTGGTGCAAATATTTATGATATTTATGCAGATAGCTTTTTTGTAGATGATTTTATGGGTAAATTTGCACAAGATAAAATAACTTATATAATAGAACGGATAGAGTCTCATGGAATTGATAAGCAAACAATTACAGAAGAAGAATCCAAAAATCTTTTAAAAGTTGTAAAAAATATAGGTGAGCCACTTTTAAGAAATAAATTAGAAGATGAGATAAAGTCTTTATTTGAGATTAAAGATGATATTGATGAGATTGTTGAGAGTTTGAAAAGTGAGAGGTTTGAAGAGATAAAAAAAGAATTAGATAAATATACTCAAGATAAACAAGAAAAGATATTAGCAAAACTATTTGGAAATCAAAATGATTAAAGTTGATAATAGTGCTAAAAAAAGAGTTTTTTGTAATTCTGATAAAAAAGAAGTTTTGGACTTAAAACAAAAAGTAATAGAAAAAATAGAAGAGATAGAAAAAACGACTAAAAACTACAATGAGTTAACAGTTTTTGAGAGAGAACTTTATATTGATACTATCTCAGTATTTAAATTTAAAAAGTTGATTGATAAGCAAATTACTAATTTATTAAGAAGTAAACTATCAGATGATTTTAAAGAGGAACTTCGAACTTTGAAGAATGACTTGTATTTTATCTTAGTTGCAGATATTAATACTATAAAAAACTATTTAAAAACTAAAATTGCTTTAAACTCGTTATTGATACATCAAGGGGATAAAAAGTTAAAATCAAGTGATTTTAAAAAATATCAAAAAAAGTTCGAAACACTGTATAGTGAAAATTTGAGTAATATTAAATCATCTTTTAAAAGACCTTTTTTTGATTTATTTGAAGATATAAATGTTTGTCCATATTGCAATAGAAATTTTATAAATCCAATTTATAAAGAGCATAGTTTAAGTGGAGATAATAAAAATCAATCACCTGATATAGAACATTTTTATCCAAAATCAATTTATCCATTTTTATCTTTAAGTATCTCAAATCTTTTACCATCTTGTAGCTTTTGCAATAAAATAAAAAGTGATGTTGATACTTATAAATATAATTGTCTTAGTCCATATGAAATAAAGAAAAATGATTTTAGATTTGATTTTAAATTTAAGTCTAATCAAGTAAAAGAAGTAAAGCTTATGTCAAAAGAGCCTCGTTGTAAAAATTCAGAGATTTTAAATCTTGAATCTTTATATAATGAAGTTCATAATAAACAAATAAATGAAATATTTGATGATATTTTAAAATATCCAAAAAGCTATAAAAGGTCTCTTGGAAAATTTAAATTAACTGAGAGTGATTATAAGAAAATATTTAGAAATTATTACGATGAAAGAGATTTTAATAAACATCCTTTATCTAAGATGACTAAAGATTTATATAATCAAATAAACGGACTTATTTAAAAGATTTAGTTTTATCAACAATAAAATGTTAGGGTGTTATAATTATATGAAATATAATATTAAAAAACTGTGTTAATTTTGTGCTAATTTTTAAAATATTAAATAGAATTTTTCATATGTTAATTTTTATTAAGTTTATAGAAAGTACGATTTTAAGGGATTTGTCTTTTTATTAATATATTAAAAAACACCTCATTGTTATCTATTGATTAACTTTTTGTTACTTTAGTATTAATTCTCATCCATTATAATTTTTACATGGATTAAGAAGGTATGCGAATCCTTCAGAAATT is a window of Halarcobacter sp. DNA encoding:
- a CDS encoding site-specific integrase, yielding MKFYSRNDILYVRINGQRVSTKLKDTKENRKLVTSYYKNDEFFKKFDVNKNVPTIVELCEEVLDEKEETLKQTTYRAYESIFRNRIKNYFNDTLINEIKPIDIEKWYKTFSDRSTLINALSVFKPAIEKAILREYIKTTPLVISKPRFTKSYSLNPFTFDEIMYLLDTCKINWFKNLIGINFFTGLRTGEVLGLKWSEIDFTNYTIEVNRTITKGFIQSPKTKSSQRVIDMLPQCEKFLKSQQRLTGLGEYVFISPCTDKHFLDSNSLASNWKKLLKKCNLKTRGIYQLRHSFASNMLSNGEDLLWVSSMLGHKSANITLEKYTKYLRRRTVRKVSVLDTMNTKVAQ